One window of the Cryptococcus gattii WM276 chromosome E, complete sequence genome contains the following:
- a CDS encoding Inorganic phosphate transporter, putative (Similar to TIGR gene model, INSD accession AAW43618.1) — protein MKFGTLLELNSNIEWWDYYVDYDALKKLFPSTPLDPSYRATHQNNESSAILPFRRASNKYASPEEFKQALNKERNKVTEFYKSKFEELTRSFEQLEEEIAGLEERDLHDDTIKEVDEEDEDAEEGQGERQDIPSTRETDNLLGHSSSPTRARSPNRARSPLPRPRPSFVGRLGSSFNFGRRKSAALPNPRDPDILEASIQPTYRSSQSPNATRPRMSDSMTSSYFDEHAPGRVPGPRSGRRVSDFDSSADDIRTTPGGHDRRASMSSLSSHEGDFNWHRRRYNSLGLVEMDPSTVPDWAVTPVGDVEEGRNGFLHDPNAKQAVFVWTANNDYATVLRIGLKKRISKVWLDAYALKQYVELNMTAFEKILKKYDKNTDSKLKKQYISEVVLQSVPWTETSKKDLEEFLTRILFLYRRVVAGGDDDIAREQLRSQLREKVVVDRETVWSQMVSGRNRSEGIFRSVTPDQIASTEPNKNVLKTPCGSFRVPTWLTMKAAMVILATVSSILIVHLQPLDRVEESNCMAMLVFCIILWATEAIPLFVTSLAVPFLTVTLRVLRSSDGEDERLSAADATKYIFSQMFSPTIMLLIGGFTIAAVLSKTRLDVMTATRILNAAGSNPSVVLLVLMSVATFASMWISNVAAPTLCYALIKPITDELHPKSNFSKCLIIAIALAANIGGQASPISSPQNLISLGAMDPPLSWLQWFAISIPVSSLSVLLIWAFLHINYRWESDLEIPKMRKNTDSLTVTHYYVLSVSALTILLWCAEKSLEEWVGDMGIIAIVPLLAFFGTGILSKEDFHSFHWSIVFLAMGGVALGKATLSSGLLDMLNSLLEGLVEGMGLYSILIVFSVLALVIATFISHTIAAVLLVPIATRIGDSLDEPHPRLLIMATALICSAGMGLPVSGFPNMTAITQENKLGQRFIGASDFLKNGILSSILAMFVIVTVGYAIMRTLGL, from the exons ATGAAGTTCGG GACTCTTCTTGAGCTCAACAGCAACATTGAATGGTGGGACTACTATGTAGA TTATGACGCCCTCAAAAAGCTTTTCCCTTCGACTCCTCTTGATCCATCCTATCGAGCGACACATCAAAATAACGAATCCTCCGCCATCCTTCCTTTCCGTCGGGCTTCGAACAAGTATGCTTCCCCTGAAGAATTCAAGCAAGCCCTCAACAAGGAACGAAACAAGGTTACCGAGTTCTACAAGTCCAAGTTTGAAGAGCTCACAAGGTCTTTTGAACagttggaagaagaaattGCGGGTTTAGAAGAAAGAGATCTGCATGATGACACTATCAAGGAggttgatgaagaagacgaggacGCGGAAGAGGGACAAGGCGAGCGACAGGACATCCCCAGCACTAGAGAGACCGATAACTTGCTTGGTCACAGCAGTTCTCCTACCAGGGCACGATCCCCGAATAGGGCACGATCCCCTCTGCCTCGTCCAAGACCATCCTTCGTCGGACGCCTTGGAAGCAGTTTCAACTTTGGAAGGCGAAAAAGTGCTGCATTGCCAAACCCTAGGGACCCCGATATCCTCGAAGCTTCCATTCAACCCACTTACCGTTCTTCACAAAGCCCGAATGCTACGCGCCCTAGGATGTCGGACTCGATGACGAGCTCATATTTTGATGAGCATGCCCCTGGACGCGTTCCTGGGCCGCGTTCTGGACGAAGGGTGTCTGATTTCGATTCATCTGCTGATGACATCCGTACGACTCCCGGAGGGCACGACAGAAGGGCCTCTATGTCCTCATTATCATCCCATGAGGGCGATTTCAACTGGCATCGTCGTCGTTATAACTCTCTTGGTCTTGTTGAAATGGACCCCTCCACTGTGCCTGACTGGGCAGTTACCCCCGTAGGAGACGTCGAAGAAGGCAGAAACGGATTTTTACATGACCCGAATGCTAAGCAAGCCGTCTTTGTCTGGACGGCTAATAATGATTATGCGACCGTCCTGAGAATTGGGCTCAAGAAGAGGATAAGCAAAGTGTGGCTTGACGCGTATGCTTTGAAGCAATACGTCGAGTTGAATATGACTGCTTTTGAGAAGATCTTGAAGAAGTACGACAAGAACACCGATTCCAAG CTCAAGAAGCAGTACATCTCTGAGGTCGTCTTACAGTCCGTACCTTGGACAGAAACAAGCAAGAAAGACCTTGAGGAGTTCCTAACTCGTATCCTCTTTCTGTACCGACGCGTTGTTGCAGGCGGTGATGACGACATTGCTAGAGAACAGCTTCGATCTCAACTGCGAGAAAAGGTGGTTGTCGACCGCGAGACCGTTTGGTCACAGATGGTCTCCGGTAGAAACCGTTCCGAAGGGATCTTTAGAAGTGTTACTCCAGACCAAATTGCGTCGACTGAGCCGAATAAAAATGTCCTCAAGACACCGTGCGGGAGTTTCAGAGTGCCAACATGGCTGACAATGAAGGCGGCCATGGTTATTCTGGCGACCGTGTCTTCGATCTTGATAGTACACTTGCAGCCCCTCGACAGAGTGGAAGAAAGCAATTGCATGGCCATGCTTGTATTCTGTATAATTCTTTGGGCAACCGAA GCTATCCCCTTGTTCGTCACATCTCTTGCTGTACCTTTCTTGACTGTCACCCTCCGAGTCCTTCGCTCGTCggatggagaagatgagaggCTCAGTGCAGCAGACGCTACCAAGTACATCTTCTCCCAGATGTTTTCACCTACCATTATGCTCCTTATCGGTGGTTTCACTATCGCCGCTGTGCTCTCAAAGACCCGACTTGACGTCATGACAGCTACACGTATCTTGAACGCTGCCGGTTCGAATCCAAGTGTCGTCCTGCTCGTATTAATGTCCGTGGCAACGTTTGCGAGTATGTGGATCAGTAATGTCGCCGCCCCCACTTTGTGTTACGCCCTGATTAAACCAATTACCGACGAATTGCACCCTAAGTCGAATTTCTCCAAGTGTTTGATC ATTGCCATTGCTCTTGCAGCCAACATTGGTGGTCAAGCTTCtcccatctcctcccctCAAAATCTCATTTCCCTCGGCGCCATGGACCCACCTCTTTCATGGCTTCAGTGGTTTGCAATCTCTATCCCCGtttcctccctctccgTCCTTCTCATCTGGGCGTTCCTGCATATCAACTATAGATGGGAGTCTGACCTCGAAATCCCCAAAATGCGCAAGAACACCGACTCACTCACTGTGACGCATTATTATGTATTAAGTGTCAGTGCATTGACAATCTTGTTATGGTGTGCGGAGAAGAGTTTGGAAGAGTGGGTAGGTGATATGGGTATCATTGCAATCGTTCCCCTTTTGGCATTCTTCGGCACTGGGATTTTATCAAAG GAGGACTTCCATTCGTTCCACTGGTCGATCGTCTTCTTGGCCATGGGTGGTGTTGCCCTGGGTAAAGCCACCCTTTCTTCAGGGCTGCTCGATATGCTCAATAGTCTTCTCGAGGGTCTCGTTGAAGGTATGGGTCTTTACTCTatcctcatcgtcttctCCGTGTTGGCTTTGGTCATTGCTACATT CATCTCACACACTATTGCCGCCGTCTTGCTTGTACCCATCGCAACACGTATCGGAGATTCTTTGGACGAGCCTCACCCAAGATTGCTCATCATGGCCACTGCACTTATCTGCTCTGCTGGTATGGGCCTTCCCGTCTCTGGCTTCCCTAACATGACTGC TATTACGCAAGAAAACAAGCTGGGCCAACGTTTCATTGGTGCTTCTGATTTCCTGAAGAATGGTATTTTGTCGTCGATTCTGGCGATGTTTGTCATTGTGACTGTAGGATATGCCATTATGCGTACACTAGG TCTGTAA